The candidate division WOR-3 bacterium genome segment GAAGGGGCGAGCAAGGACGGGAGTTCGAATACGGAAGGCAGAGTGCGGAAGTGAGGACTGGAGAAACCGCCAAGATCGCCAAGGTCCGGATCCGGAGTCGTAGTAACCACAGATGAACGCAGATGGACACGGATGGACCGCCACAGGTCGGGCCGGATAGACCAGAATCCAGAGACCAGAGCCCAGAGTTCATAGTTGTGGATGCGAAGAGGAACATCCGCAGATTGCGGAGATGACGCAGTTTCCTGGTTCTTCCTTGTCCGGCACTAGACCACTGGAACACTGGACCACTTGACCACTGGTCAGCCAGCGCTTGCGCCAGGGCTAGCTCGGCTTGACTTCACCGCAAGGCCCGTTAAGATGGACGCCGAGGTAACTACCGTATGAAACCTGACCGCAAGCCTGCCAAGTCTCAGCCGGTGAAGCCGAAGCCGGCATCGAAGAAGCCGCTCCGGCCCATGATCAATCTCAGCAAGAAGAACTACGCCATCCTGGGCGTCGGCCTCGTGACTATCGCCGCCGGATTCATCAGCCTCGCATCGGGTTCAATCACGCTGGCGCCGATACTCCTGGTCCTCGGGTATTGCGTCCTGATACCGGTCGGGTTGCTGGTGAAATGACGCGGCGGCTGGCCGACGCCAAGGCCGTAAGCGTCCTCGTCGCCAGGCTCGCCGGCCAGATCAGCCGCCACAATCGGGGAGTCCAGGACCTTGCCCTGGTCGGCATCAAGCGCCGGGGCGTGCCGATAGCCGAGCGGCTGGCGGCGCGGCTTAGCGCCGGCCGCCAGCCGGGAATCCCGGTCGGAGCGATTGACATCACCCTGTACCGCGACGACCTGCAGATGGTAGCGGAGACCCCGATTGTGCGGGGTTCGGAAATCGGCTTTGACATCAACGGCAGGACCCTGGTGCTGGTGGATGACGTGGTCTTCACCGGGCGCACCATTCGCGCGGCATTGAGCGAGTTGCTTGACTTCGGGCGGCCCAGGGCGATACAGCTGGCGGCTCTGGTCGACCGCGGACACCGCGAACTGCCGATTCAGCCGGACTTCGTGGCCCGGGTCATCAAGACCCGACGGTCTGACCTGGTCGACATTTTCCTGAAGGAGACCGACGGCAGGGACGAGATTGTGCTGACCAAGGTCGGACAAAGCCAAAAGCCAAGAGCTAAGAGTCAAAAGCCAAAATGAAGTTGAGGTCGAGGCACCTGCTCGGCATTGAGGGTCTTGACCGTTCCGAAATCCTGACAATTCTCGACCAGGCCCGCACCTTCCGCGAGGTGCTGGATCGCCCGATTCCCATCGTGCCCGCGCTGCGCGGCCGGACGGTGGTGAACCTATTCTTCGAGGCCTCGACCCGCACGTCAACTTCCTTCGGCCTCGCTGCCAGCCGCCTGAGCTGCGGGTGCGTCAACTTCAGCAAGGCGACTTCGGCGGTATCCAAGGGCGAGACCCTGCTCGACACGGCGCGGAACATCGAGGCGATGGGCGTGGACGGTATCATCATACGGCATCAGTCACCGGGCGCGCCTCACTTTCTGTCACGGCACGTGAAGGCCTTCGTAGTGAACGCCGGCGACGGCGCGCACGAGCATCCGACCCAGGCCCTGCTCGATGCTTTCACTCTGCGGGAGAAACTCGGCAGCCTGGACGGAAAGCGGATACTGATAGTCGGCGACATTGCCCACTCGCGGGTCGCCCGCTCGAATCTGCTCTGCTTCACCAAACTCGGAGCCGAGGTGGCTGTCTGCGGCCCGCCGACGATGATCCCACCCGACGTCGAGGAGTACGGCTGCGAGGTCTTCTACCGTCTGGACCGGATACTCAATGAGGTGGATGTCGTGAACATGCTCCGGGTCCAGCAGGAGCGGATCACTTCGTCGAGCTTTCCCACGGTACGCGAGTATCGCGCCTTCTACGGCCTGACCGCAGAACGTCTGCGGAAGCTGGCGCCCGAGGTTGTTGTCACCCATCCGGGGCCGGTGAACTGGGGCGTGGAGATGGACTTCGACGTTGCCGACTTCAGCCGGGCATTGGTGCTGCCGCAGGTCACGAACGGCGTGGCGGTGCGGATGGCGGTGTTGTTCCTTCTTGCCGGCGGAGAAGGCGAAGTCAGAAGCTAGATGCTGGAAGTCAGAGTGCTCCTCACCACGACCCTCTCCTCGGCGAGGAGAGGGAGAGCGGAGCGATGGTGAGGAGTGGGTGAGGGTCGGCATGAAGGCGGAGACCAAGGATAGGCTGCTGCTGCAGGGCGGGAGCGTCGTCGACCCGCTGAAGGGCAGCGTGCGCCGGGCCGACGTGCTGGTGGTCGGCGGCCGCATCGAGAAGGTGGAAGCGAGCATCGCAGCGGGAGCTGGTACTGAGGTGCTCGACTGCCGCGGCAAGCACATCGCGCCGGGATTGGTGGACATGCACTGCCATCTCCGCGAGCCCGGGCGCGAGGACGAAGAGACCATTGCCAGCGGCACTGCGGCCGCTTTGGCGGGCGGGTTCACGCGCGTCTGCCCGATGCCGAACACGGAACCGGCCATCGATACCGAGGCGCAGGTCCGGTTCGAAGTCCGCCGGGCAGCAGAAGCGGGATTCGCCCGGCTCCACCCGATCGGCTGCTGCACCAAAGGCAGACAGGGGAAAGAGCTGGCGGAGATCGGCTCCATGGTCGATGCCGGCGCGGTGGCCTTCTCGGACGACGGCTCGCCCATCGACGACGCCCAGGTGATGCGCCGCGTACTCGAATACTGCAAGGCATTCGATGTCCCGGTCATTTCCCACTGCGAAGTCAAGGAGCTGGTTGAGGGTGTCGCGAACGAGGGACGGGTCTCGACGAAGCTCGGGCTGAAGTCAGGACCGGACGTGGCCGAGTCGGCGCAGGCGGCGCGCGACGTCCTGCTCGCCGAGTTCACGCGGGCGCGGCTGCACATCGCCCACGTCTCGGCAAAGTCCACGGTCGACGTCATCCGCTGGGCCAAGGCGCGCAGCGTGCAGGTCACGGCTGAGACCTGTCCGCACTACTTCGTCCTGACCGAGGATGCGCTGACGGACTTCGACACCAACTGCAAGGTCAATCCGCCGCTGCGGGCCGAGGCTGACCGACGCGCGGTCATAGCCGGGCTGGCCGATGGCACGATTGACGCTATCGCCACCGATCATGCGCCGCACCTGAAAGGCGAGAAGGAAGCGGAGTTTGATGCGGCACCTCCAGGTATCATCGGGTTTGAGACCGCGTTCAGCCTGGGCTACGAGCAGCTTGTCCTTGGCAGGGCCCTGCCCCTGGCTGACTACATCGCCCGGCTTGCGGTAGCGCCGCGCCGAATCCTGAACCTGCCGCCCGCCGCAGTCGCTCCGGCTTCCGAAGCCGAGCTGGTCGTCCTCGACCTGAAAGCGGAGTGGAAGTACGCGGCCGACAATGTCCGTTCGCTCTCCCGCAACTCGCCCTTCCTCGGCCGGGTGATGCACGGCCGGGTGTCAGCGGCCCTGCTCGGCGAGAAGCTCTTTCGGTTCTAGCCGAACCGAGTCCAGATCCCCTGCAGATACACGAAGCCACAAAAGAGCGGAACCCGAGCTACCCTTCGCCCCGGCTTCGACGCCCAACACCCGAACTCCGCGTCAGACGACTCCTCCACCTGGACGCAAAGACGCGAACCAAGTAGCCCCGGAAGCTGGGCGAGGTCGCCGGCTACGGGAGCACGACGACTCTGTGCGGTGTCGACCAGAGGCTGGCGTGTCCTGCCGGGTCCGAGGCCATGCTCCTTACCTCGTACTCGCCCGGCACAGACCAGGAGCCAAGCATACGCGCCGTATCACCTGAGGCATAGCCGGGTGCTCTCACGGTATCGCCGTTTCCCCAGGCGAAGGTGTAGGCAATCACGTCGGCTTCCGGATCGGTGGTGACCGTCCGGAACTCGCCGTTCGAATCCGTTCTGACCGTATCCGGCCCGAACACGCCGTCCGGCGTCTGCGGTGCGTAGTTGCGGACCAGCACCGGGTGAGGTGTGGACAGGTCGGACAGCTTGCCGATCTCGGTCTGGGCGCGGCTCCGGACAGAAAACAGCCCGGTATCCGACCAAGTGTGCGTCATTTCCACGGTGTCACCAACCCGCACGAAGCCGGATGTATCGGCGGCGTTATCGCCCCAGTATGCGATGTACCGGACGCGTTCGATCCGGTCGGTCGCCGTGTAGAACGCGAATTTGCCCGGCTGATGCTGGCCGAGGGTGTCGGTCCCCAGCGGGGCCATGGGTACGGTAGGGACGGACTCCGCCGCGCAGGAGAGGAGCAGCAGCGCCGCTCCGGAAAGGACTCTGCCCAGGCGCATCCCGTACTACTCCTGCTTGCCCGGCTACCTCGCCCCGAAGCGACCGGTGTGCTCCGGATCGTGGTGGAACATTGGCCAGTCGGTCGCGGCCAGGGTACCGCCCGGCCTTCCCGCGATGGCGAAGATACCGCTGCCAGCCGCGATGTAGACAACACCGTACCGGTCAACCACCGGAGACGGCTGGTTGTCGAGTGACAGGCGCCCTGCTCCGCTCTTGCGGGACGTCACCAGAGTCGTCTTCCACAGGGGCCCGGCGCCGGGGTTGTTCACGTCAAAGGCGTAGAGTGCGGAGTCATCGGCGACGTAGACAACCCCGTCGGCGCAGAGCAGGGGAGTGCTGCTCAACATGTCTGTCGTCGGGACCGTGACCGGCCAGTTGCTCGCCGGCTGATGCGTGTTCTGGTCGATGCGGTAGAGCCTGCCGTCGTCACAGCCGAAGTAGATGTTCCCGTCAGGGCCGAGCACCGGGGATGACGATATGCCATTGCGCGGAGGCGGGGAAGTTACCTCGTAGGACCACGCGATGCTGCCGTCCTTGATTGCCAGCAGCCGTCCGCCCTCGGTGCCGACGTAAACCGTGCCGTCGGCTGCGACCGCGGGCGAGGAGGTGATGAACACCGTGCTGTCGGTACCGACTTCCCAGCCGAGCGTGCCGTCGCTGTTCAGGCAATAGGTGTAGCCGCTACCGTCGCAGCAGTAGATCCTTCCGTCCGGCCCGATGGCGGGCGAACTTGCCATCCACGAGCGCAGCGCATAGCTCCAGACCCTGGTTCCGTTGCTGCTGAGTTTGTGGATTTGCTGGTCCTCGCCGCCGCAGTAGATGCTGCCGTCTCCGGCCAGCGCCGGAGTTGCGGTCATGCCGTCGAGGCCGTTGCCGAACCGCCACTTGAAGGTGTCGCGGCTGTCCTCGGGACTGAATGCGTAGAGCCAGCCGTTTTCGTTACCTGTGTACCTCGTACCATCAACACCGATGGCCACCGACGAGTTGTAGGCGTCGGGGTCGACAAGGGAGATCTGGTTGATGGGGAACGACTGGTAGGCATCCACCACGTGCAGGTAGCCGTCGGTGCTGCCGCAGATGACTCCGGTCCAAGTGTCGCCGCGCCAGAGTGCAGGCCCGATTGCGGGCGAGGCGACGAAATCGCCGGGGAGGCCCCAAAGTATCTCTCCCTCGGCCACGGTTTTGAAAACGATCATGGGCGTGGTCGGGTTGGTATTCCCGTTCTGGTCAAACACACGTACCGTCACCAAGTAGCTATGGGTATCGCCGGTCGGCGTCCACTCGGCAAAGCCCTCAACGCCGGATGGGAACAACCGGGAGGTCACCGAGTCGCTTCCATCGAAGTACCAGCGGTAGTAGAGGCTGTCTCCGTACTGGTCGCGGGCAGCGGCGAAGAACCGGTACGCCGGGCCGTTGGGAATGCCGCGCTGCGGCGTGTACTGGGTCCTGATCTCCGGGGCATACGGAGCTACGTCAGGCGACCTGACGTAGATGCTGTCGGGAGCGGACCAGTCCGATGTATCGGTCCCATCCGAGGCCACGGCGTAGACCACCTTCCAGCCGTTCTGTGAATAGACTACCGTGTCCGTATAGGCCGCGCCGCCGGCTACTGCCGGGCCATAGCCGCTGACCTGGCCTTCCGCAAAGTAGTACTTTATCCGGACCGAATCGCCTTCTGCGTCGGTCGAGGAGGTCGTGAAGGCGATGGGTTTGCCCACCGAGTCGATGCCCGCGTGCGTCGGTCTGAGCGGTCGTTCCGGCGGGTGGTTCACGGTGACCGTGACGGTCAGGGTGTCGGACCAGCCGCTCCAATAGCCCTTCGAGTCCTGGGCTCTAACCCGAACCGCGTACACGCCGGTGCCCGTCCAGGCGTGACGAGCCGTGGCGGTTTCACCCGACGGCAACAGCGCGGTCGTGTCAGCCAGTCCGTCGCCCCAGTCAAACAGGTAGAGTACCTCGTCCTGGTTTGGGTCGTTTGTCATCGAAGAGAAGGTTGCCGGGCCGTCGACCGCCACTCGGCTCCGGCCGCTTGGCTTATCGGGCCTTGCCGGCGCCTTCTTCGTGCAGCCTGCCAAAGCCAAGGCCACCGCCAGCAGCGAGGTCGCCAGAAGCAAGTCGCTCCGCCTACTCGCCTGCATTTGTGTCCCTGTGCCGCTGCCTCGGATCGGCCGAAGGCGTGTGAGTGTCACGTAGGTAGAGGATACACCCCGCTCGGGCAGGAGTCAACGGCCATATGGACGTGCGTTCCTGCGAACCCGCACGCGTCAGGCGGATGTTTGGACCGAACTCAGAGTACGGCGAGCTTCTTGTCGAAGTCGGCGACCAGGAACTTGCTGCCTTTCCTGACAACCTTGTGCCCTTCGGCGGCAAGGCGCTTCTTCAGGGCCGGGATGCCGCCGGGGTATTTGGGGTTGAGTTCGCCGCCGGTCTTCAGCGTGCGCCAGTACGGAGTTGTCTCTTTCCGGCCTGCGGCACGCGCTTCCTCGGCGGCGTGGGCCGCAATCCACGCGAAAATCCCGGTAGTCATCTGGCAGGCGATGTCGGTACCGTGTTTCTTCGCGAGACAGGCGCGGATTTCGTTGATGGTCGCGAGGCTGCCTTTCGGTACCCGGCACATCACCTCGTCGACCTCCGCAGGGGAGGGTATGACCATGGTCTTGGGCAGGTCTTTGCTTTGAGCCAGCTTCTCCCGCCAGGATTTCTCTTGTCGCTTCGTGGCCATCGTTTCTCCTTTGCGGCTGATCCGGCCTACTGGTTGCGCCGGCGTTCCCTGTCCATCAGCTTCTTCACTTGCCGTTCTTCCCAGTCGCTGGTGAACAGCGCCAGTACGCCGAATACGTTGAAGGCGTGCGAGGCCAGCCCGATTCCCCAGCCGAACAGGGGCCAGTAGAACCACCAGCCACCGTAGCGTCCTCGCGTTCCCGCGTTGACGAGGAACAGGCCGGCGTTGACGATGAGGTAGGTCAGCAGGTGGATGTAGAACCCCTTCTGGGCCTCCACCTGTTCCCGCGCGCGCTTCTCGAGTTCTTTCTCGTCGAGCATCGTATCCTCCTTCAGGTTAGTTCCCGCATCTGCGTCAGCCGGCGGCGGGTAGTTTTGAATCCGAGCAGTTCGTAGAGATGCAGAGCCCCGGTGACGTTCTCGGTGTCTACGCCAAGCTCGGCCTCGGCCATGCCGCGGTCCTTCAGCCGTTCCAGCCCGGATATGAGCAGGGCCTTGGCGATGCCCCGGTTTCGATAGGCTTCGAGCACGCCCAGTATGTACAGGCTGCCGATATCTCGGCTACGACGCCTCACTTCTGCCGGGTCTGACCCGCCGACGAGGAATCCGACCGGCTGCCCTTCAAGCTGTGCCACGAGCGTGAAGAGCCATTCGTTCCGCTCGCGAGCCGTGCGGTACATGTAGCCGGTTTCGGCGGTGGTCATCGGCCGGTAGTTGAAGTGCTCACGAAAGCTCTCGTTCCAGAGTCGGCATTCGAGTTCGATTGTCGCGTCATCGGCCGGCATCTCGACAATCGCCGCGTCGCGGTGTTCGCCTACCGAGCGCGGCACCGACTTCAGGTCGTGGCTCATAGACTGGAAGATGCGGACGCATCGGAAGCCCAGGCGCTGGGCAAAGGCGACATTGGCCGGAATGTCGCGGTGCCAGAGTTGAACCCTGGTCTTGCCTCGGTCCTTCAGGCTCGCGAATGCCGACCGGGCGAGCCCGGACCCGACACCGCGCCGGCGGAACTCGGGCAGTACCCACGGGCCTTCGAGGTAGCCATGTTCCTCGTCGGCCTTGCGGTCGATGTACGCGTCGGTACAGCCCGCGGGCCCGCCGTCGAGCTCGGCAATCATCATTCCGGCCGCGTCGAACCATGGGCCCTGTTTGTGGAGTTCGAAGTCGGCCGCATTCTCCGGCGTGTACTCCGGGTACTCATCCAGCGCACGGTTCTGGATGTCGAGCCAGAGCGCGTCGTCTTGGCCGGAGACGTAGGGACGAATCAGGATGCTCACGATGGGCAACTACTTGCCGGCCAGGTCGAGTGAGTGGACCAAGTCGCGGTGGACGAGCGCGAAGCCCAGCCGCTCGTAGAGGTGGTGTGCGCCGGTAACGTTGGTGTCGTCGACATAGAGTCGGACCTCGTCCATGCCGTCCGTCTTCAGTTGTTTCATGCCCGCGAGCATCAGCGCCTTGGCGACGCCGCGGCCGCGCCAGGGTTTGAGCACGCCGATGTCCCAGAGCCCGCCGCGGTTCTTCCTGAGGTGCGCTATCTCTTTCGGGTCGTAGCCGTACCAGAGGTAGGCAACCGGCGTGCCGCCGACGCGGGCCAGGGAGATGTGGAAGATTGTGCCTTCTTCGGCGAAGGCACGGGCCCAGAATTCGAGCTCGACCAGCTTGACCGGCCGGTAGTTGAAGTGCTCTTTGAATGCCTCGTTCTCGATGGCGACGTTCACCTCGAGGTTCTCCTGGGTCGGTGCGACGACCTCGAGCTCGACTTCGGTGGATTCGCCGATGCCGCGTGGCAGGTCAGCAAGCGGTCGCTGCATCTCGCTGAACCGGCGTGTCGGCTTGAATCCTAGCGAGGCGAGGAAGCCGTTGATATCGGCCCGGTCGCGTTCATGGGATTCGGCGACGTACCGGCCGCGTTGCGCGAGGTCGGAGAGCACCCTGCGGGCCAGCGCGGTGCCGACGCCCTGGCGCCGGAACTCCGGTGGCACGTGCGGACCGGACATCATGCCTTTGCCGTCGGTGCGGTGCGGGTCAACGTACGCGAACCCGAACCCGGCCGGGACGCCGTCGAGGCTGGCGATGAAGCGGTGACGGTGCGGTTCTTCCGGTGACTGGTCCCAGAGACGAGTCTCTTCGACGGTCGTTGGTACGAAGTCGTCGTCTTCCGCGTGTGCGCGGTTGTAGATATCGACACGTATCTCGTCATCCTGGCCGCGGACGTACGGGCGGATGGCGATGGCCATCGTTGCCGTCCTAGCCTTTTGGGGTCTTTCTCGTCGCGAGCAACTCCAACGCCTTGCGGATGCGGGCCTGACGAGTCTCGGGCCGCTTCGCCTCGGATATCCAGTCGACGTATTCTCTCTTGTGGGAGTAGGAGAGGTTTGAGAAGAGAGAGTGGAGAGTGGGGAGTAGAGCGAGGGCAGCCTTGAGGTCTTTTGGGACCGCGATGGTACGGGCTTTGGTGTCCGGCTCCATCGCTACTGCCACAGTGTCGCCGGTATCGACCTTTGCGCCCTCGCGTATCGCCTTGTTCAACATCATGA includes the following:
- a CDS encoding DUF3098 domain-containing protein — encoded protein: MKPDRKPAKSQPVKPKPASKKPLRPMINLSKKNYAILGVGLVTIAAGFISLASGSITLAPILLVLGYCVLIPVGLLVK
- the pyrR gene encoding bifunctional pyr operon transcriptional regulator/uracil phosphoribosyltransferase PyrR translates to MTRRLADAKAVSVLVARLAGQISRHNRGVQDLALVGIKRRGVPIAERLAARLSAGRQPGIPVGAIDITLYRDDLQMVAETPIVRGSEIGFDINGRTLVLVDDVVFTGRTIRAALSELLDFGRPRAIQLAALVDRGHRELPIQPDFVARVIKTRRSDLVDIFLKETDGRDEIVLTKVGQSQKPRAKSQKPK
- a CDS encoding aspartate carbamoyltransferase catalytic subunit, giving the protein MKLRSRHLLGIEGLDRSEILTILDQARTFREVLDRPIPIVPALRGRTVVNLFFEASTRTSTSFGLAASRLSCGCVNFSKATSAVSKGETLLDTARNIEAMGVDGIIIRHQSPGAPHFLSRHVKAFVVNAGDGAHEHPTQALLDAFTLREKLGSLDGKRILIVGDIAHSRVARSNLLCFTKLGAEVAVCGPPTMIPPDVEEYGCEVFYRLDRILNEVDVVNMLRVQQERITSSSFPTVREYRAFYGLTAERLRKLAPEVVVTHPGPVNWGVEMDFDVADFSRALVLPQVTNGVAVRMAVLFLLAGGEGEVRS
- a CDS encoding dihydroorotase; this encodes MKAETKDRLLLQGGSVVDPLKGSVRRADVLVVGGRIEKVEASIAAGAGTEVLDCRGKHIAPGLVDMHCHLREPGREDEETIASGTAAALAGGFTRVCPMPNTEPAIDTEAQVRFEVRRAAEAGFARLHPIGCCTKGRQGKELAEIGSMVDAGAVAFSDDGSPIDDAQVMRRVLEYCKAFDVPVISHCEVKELVEGVANEGRVSTKLGLKSGPDVAESAQAARDVLLAEFTRARLHIAHVSAKSTVDVIRWAKARSVQVTAETCPHYFVLTEDALTDFDTNCKVNPPLRAEADRRAVIAGLADGTIDAIATDHAPHLKGEKEAEFDAAPPGIIGFETAFSLGYEQLVLGRALPLADYIARLAVAPRRILNLPPAAVAPASEAELVVLDLKAEWKYAADNVRSLSRNSPFLGRVMHGRVSAALLGEKLFRF
- a CDS encoding 2TM domain-containing protein, giving the protein MLDEKELEKRAREQVEAQKGFYIHLLTYLIVNAGLFLVNAGTRGRYGGWWFYWPLFGWGIGLASHAFNVFGVLALFTSDWEERQVKKLMDRERRRNQ
- a CDS encoding GNAT family N-acetyltransferase → MPIVSILIRPYVSGQDDALWLDIQNRALDEYPEYTPENAADFELHKQGPWFDAAGMMIAELDGGPAGCTDAYIDRKADEEHGYLEGPWVLPEFRRRGVGSGLARSAFASLKDRGKTRVQLWHRDIPANVAFAQRLGFRCVRIFQSMSHDLKSVPRSVGEHRDAAIVEMPADDATIELECRLWNESFREHFNYRPMTTAETGYMYRTARERNEWLFTLVAQLEGQPVGFLVGGSDPAEVRRRSRDIGSLYILGVLEAYRNRGIAKALLISGLERLKDRGMAEAELGVDTENVTGALHLYELLGFKTTRRRLTQMRELT
- a CDS encoding GNAT family N-acetyltransferase, coding for MAIAIRPYVRGQDDEIRVDIYNRAHAEDDDFVPTTVEETRLWDQSPEEPHRHRFIASLDGVPAGFGFAYVDPHRTDGKGMMSGPHVPPEFRRQGVGTALARRVLSDLAQRGRYVAESHERDRADINGFLASLGFKPTRRFSEMQRPLADLPRGIGESTEVELEVVAPTQENLEVNVAIENEAFKEHFNYRPVKLVELEFWARAFAEEGTIFHISLARVGGTPVAYLWYGYDPKEIAHLRKNRGGLWDIGVLKPWRGRGVAKALMLAGMKQLKTDGMDEVRLYVDDTNVTGAHHLYERLGFALVHRDLVHSLDLAGK
- a CDS encoding DUF1905 domain-containing protein, which gives rise to MPVKNFRARIAPMGDARWSCIRIPFDVESAFGSKARVAVKGTVNGFAFRSSIFPDGSGSHFMMLNKAIREGAKVDTGDTVAVAMEPDTKARTIAVPKDLKAALALLPTLHSLFSNLSYSHKREYVDWISEAKRPETRQARIRKALELLATRKTPKG